Genomic segment of Oceanimonas sp. GK1:
TCACCAGCTCGTCGTGATCGTGCACTGTGGCGGCCAGGGCCGTTTCCACGCCTTCTTCACCCACCTTTTGCGCAATGCGCTTGGTGCCCTTGGCATAGAGGCTGGCGGTGTAGCTGGAGGCCGGATCTGCGCCCTTGCGGCTGGCGATCACCTGTTCCAGCTCGGCGAAAAAGGTCAGCGCCGGGGCCTGTTGCTCGTTAAAGCAGGACACGGTGCCCAAATGGCAGGTGGGGCCCACCGGCTCGGCCATCACCAGCAGGGTGTCGTTATCGCAGTCGGTGCTGATGTCCTTCAGCTTCAGCACGTGGCCCGAGCTTTCGCCCTTGGTCCACAGCCGGTTTTTGGTGCGGCTGAAGAAGGTGACCTGGCCGGTTTCCTGGGTTTTGGCAAGGGCGTCACGGTTCATGTAGCCCAGCATCAGCACGGTGCCGCTTACGGCATGCTGAACAACGGCCGGCATCAGGCCATCGACCTTGTCCCAGTCCAGTTTGGCGGCATCAATCACGGATCACTACTCCTTCTTGCTTGAGGTATTGTTTGAGCTCACCGATGTTGATGATGCCCTTGTGAAACACGGAGGCGGCCAGGGCGCCGTCCACGTCCGCGTCCAGAAATGCATCGCGAAAATGCACC
This window contains:
- the hisIE gene encoding bifunctional phosphoribosyl-AMP cyclohydrolase/phosphoribosyl-ATP diphosphatase HisIE — encoded protein: MIDAAKLDWDKVDGLMPAVVQHAVSGTVLMLGYMNRDALAKTQETGQVTFFSRTKNRLWTKGESSGHVLKLKDISTDCDNDTLLVMAEPVGPTCHLGTVSCFNEQQAPALTFFAELEQVIASRKGADPASSYTASLYAKGTKRIAQKVGEEGVETALAATVHDHDELVNESADLLYHLTVLLQQEGLELADVMAKLKERHSK